In Asterias rubens chromosome 15, eAstRub1.3, whole genome shotgun sequence, a genomic segment contains:
- the LOC117300370 gene encoding organic cation transporter protein-like translates to MDVDKSLRVLGSFGRMQALNYFTYVLAVSVAAWHITGVSFTIGQPDNNRCRIPENETSFTTPLDDGCHQIVYYNNDTGGDNETMACTDGWEYDTVHGETSVVTDLNLVCDRAILGSTLQSVHFGGCLLGSYVTGQMSDIFGRRLTLLGSLVGIVLTGTGFSFAQSYGLMSFLKFLHGCFIPGLLLVPYVRIIEMFPPSFRVRSHLGSAMLWCLGLVLVGPLAYILPNWRHLQLVMSLLAAPLIVLVWYSYESVRWLLQKGRVDEAEKIFQRISKSKNISHVGGYFFLPQQDKEHELINGSSRPELSDEKPPLDIKASDYSQLESDVPAVKDTKKYTLLDLFRTRALAIQTLIVLYCWFACSAVYYGFFLIAANLVGNMYVNFTLMSLTEAPCYIANYFVTIRFGRRRPLMIYFIVSGVACVVTGLIPDESGDGTDLSMLKLGLAMIGRFFASTAFDLTCLVTIEMFPTVLRNAAAGAASLIGRVGGMVAPFIVFLNVIHSSIPFIVFGVVSLIAGLLVFPLAETNNRSLPETMDDGAKLAEKDEAGSTHKCLKEKHSQTCINLSTSVEGLAPCV, encoded by the exons ATGGACGTGGACAAGTCACTTCGTGTGCTCGGAAGTTTTGGCCGTATGCAGGCTCTCAACTACTTCACGTATGTCCTTGCTGTTAGCGTAGCTGCTTGGCATATCACTGGTGTTTCATTCACCATTGGGCAGCCAGACAACAACCGATGTAGAATACCAGAGAATGAGACGAGCTTCACGACTCCCCTCGATGACGGCTGTCACCAGATTGTCTACTATAACAATGACACGGGCGGCGACAATGAGACGATGGCATGTACGGATGGCTGGGAGTATGACACTGTCCATGGCGAGACCAGTGTTGTCACAGAT CTGAATCTGGTTTGCGACCGGGCCATTCTTGGGAGTACTCTCCAGTCTGTTCATTTCGGTGGTTGCCTTCTTGGATCTTACGTCACCGGGCAGATGTCAGATATCTTCGGTCGTCGCCTCACCCTGTTAGGGTCGCTAGTGGGTATCGTGTTGACTGGTACGGGGTTCAGCTTCGCACAGAGCTACGGACTGATGAGTTTTCTGAAATTCCTCCACGGTTGCTTTATTCCG GGGTTACTCCTCGTGCCCTACGTCCGCATCATCGAAATGTTCCCTCCCAGCTTTCGTGTCAGGTCACATTTGGGTAGTGCAATGCTATGGTGCCTTGGACTGGTCCTCGTCGGACCCTTGGCGTACATCTTGCCAAATTGGAGGCACCTACAGCTAGTCATGTCACTTCTGGCTGCCCCTCTCATTGTACTGGTTTG gtactCTTATGAATCGGTAAGATGGCTCCTTCAGAAAGGTCGAGTAGACGAAGCCGAGAAGATCTTCCAGCGAATCTCCAAGTCCAAGAACATCTCCCACGTTGGTGGTTACTTCTTCCTCCCTCAGCAAGATAAGGAACATGAGCTGATAAACGGATCATCGAGGCCGGAACTTTCGGACGAAAAGCCACCATTGGATATTAAGGCTTCAGATTATAGTCAACTGGAGAGTGACGTTCCGGCCGTAAAGGATACTAAAAAGTACACCCTGTTGGATCTGTTCCGGACCCGTGCGTTGGCCATACAAACACTGATTGTTTTGTATTGCTG GTTTGCGTGTTCCGCTGTCTACTACGGGTTCTTCCTGATAGCAGCTAACTTGGTTGGAAATATGTACGTCAACTTCACATTGATGTCATTAACGGAGGCTCCATGTTACATCGCTAACTACTTCGTCACAATCAG GTTCGGCCGTAGACGTCCCCTTATGATTTATTTTATCGTCAGTGGAGTGGCGTGTGTGGTTACGGGACTAATACCTGACGAATCAG GTGATGGTACAGATCTCAGCATGTTGAAGTTGGGACTAGCAATGATTGGGAGGTTTTTTGCATCCACGGCCTTTGATCTGACGTGCCTGGTGACCATCGAAATGTTTCCAACTGTGCTGAG AAATGCGGCAGCTGGAGCAGCCTCGTTGATCGGCCGTGTTGGGGGTATGGTGGCGCCGTTCATTGTCTTCCTC AATGTAATACACAGCTCCATCCCTTTCATTGTGTTCGGTGTGGTGTCACTCATTGCCGGGTTGCTGGTCTTCCCGTTAGCGGAGACTAACAACCGATCCCTGCCAGAAACCATGGACGATGGAGCAAAACTAGCCGAAAAAGACGAAGCTGGCTCAACCCACAAATGTCTGAAGGAAAAACATTCGCAGACATGTATAAACCTCAGTACCAGTGTCGAGGGGTTAGCCCCCTGTGTTTAA